The Bacteroides ovatus genomic interval CAGCATCATTCAACGAATTGAGCACAATAAAGTCGAAGTTTTTGCGTTCGAGCTTTCCTTCGGCATTCTGCTGCTCATTATTGGTTTCGAGGGCAAAGCCAACCAATAACTGATTTTTCCCTTTCAGTGCTCCTAAATTGGCAGCGATGTCTTGTGTTGCCTGAAGATGGAGGGTTAGTTCCTCTTCTTTCTCCCGCTTAATCTTCTTGTCGGCCACTGTTTCCGGACGGTAGTCGGCTACTGCCGCACAAAGAATACCTGCATCAGCATCTGGAAAATAGATCTGTGAAGCCGCATACATTTCTTCTGCTGATTCCACATCTACACGCCGGATACGGGAATGTTTCGTTTTGAGCTGCACAGGACCTGTTATCAATGTCACCTGCGCTCCGCGACGGGCACATTCTTCTGCCAACGCAAATCCCATCTTTCCGGAAGAATAATTGCCTATGAAACGCACCGGGTCAATTTTTTCGTAAGTAGGTCCGGCTGTAATCATCACTTTCTTTCCGGATAGTTCATCACTCGAAGCGAAGAATTCATCCAATACCCGGATGATGTTTTCCGGCTCTTCCATACGTCCCTTTCCTACCAAGTGGCTGGCTA includes:
- the coaBC gene encoding bifunctional phosphopantothenoylcysteine decarboxylase/phosphopantothenate--cysteine ligase CoaBC, which encodes MLKGKKIILGITGSIAAYKACYIIRGLIKQGAEVQVVITPAGKEFITPITLSALTSKPVISEFFAQRDGTWNSHVDLGLWADAVLIAPATASTIGKMANGIADNMLITTYLSAKAPVFVAPAMDLDMFAHPATQKNLDILRSYGNHIIEPGTGELASHLVGKGRMEEPENIIRVLDEFFASSDELSGKKVMITAGPTYEKIDPVRFIGNYSSGKMGFALAEECARRGAQVTLITGPVQLKTKHSRIRRVDVESAEEMYAASQIYFPDADAGILCAAVADYRPETVADKKIKREKEEELTLHLQATQDIAANLGALKGKNQLLVGFALETNNEQQNAEGKLERKNFDFIVLNSLNDAGAGFRHDTNKISIIDRKGRTDYPLKPKTEVAQDIIDRLVATLSPGF